A genomic window from Glycine max cultivar Williams 82 chromosome 17, Glycine_max_v4.0, whole genome shotgun sequence includes:
- the LOC100803570 gene encoding UPF0481 protein At3g47200 encodes MTELVKNTEQFQTMGEDANLKRWRETTKSLLDAVDNLYCQPYSICVVPEELRKQNESAYEPKVVSIGPRFKGKRELQQMEEIKWRCMLCLLSRTKGDGTKILETCMREMLELDATVRACYGEEIKLNRYDLATIMVYDGCFLLELAISKEKDWSAVFPQQSVSVSVSDLGTKVGEMEAVLTDLTLLENQIPFFILDKLFQILFPGSNLSSSIEIMVLLLWQQQLPKRIYPAHVVELVHSTFLWMHDIPIRDASSVVVDVDDYSVIIKQVKLNRCAARLIAAGVTIRLHPGSDNSIMFRIHDFSVQFSYNNGVLLIPHLRITQTTEPKWRSFIAWEHHRNKSKNEEFGNSTEQDGIEYANVFTFLALLFNDLICCASDVQILKNKGIIKDELGMSNHEVVDFFGSVANGIDRGHVGSGYSNIIDALNTFSATNFVTRFPIIACHDLSRITEWIYGLQKFLRRGYNFAAALITLLTVVQTCYAVLAYHYPHEDDNKNLFNTTQIHAKIN; translated from the exons ATGACTGAACTCGTAAAGAACACCGAACAG ttTCAAACCATGGGCGAGGACGCCAACTTGAAGAGATGGAGGGAAACAACGAAATCACTGTTAGATGCTGTAGACAATTTATACTGTCAACCCTACAGCATTTGCGTGGTTCCGGAGGAACTCCGGAAACAGAACGAGAGTGCTTACGAGCCAAAGGTGGTGTCAATTGGACCCCGGTTCAAGGGCAAAAGGGAGCTACAACAAATGGAAGAGATCAAGTGGCGTTGCATGTTGTGTCTCCTTTCGCGAACCAAAGGAGACGGAACGAAAATCCTCGAAACCTGCATGCGCGAAATGTTGGAGCTAGACGCAACAGTTCGCGCATGCTACGGGGAGGAAATCAAGCTCAACAGGTATGATCTGGCCACAATTATGGTGTATGACGGCTGTTTTCTCTTAGAGCTCgccatttcaaaagaaaaagactgGAGCGCGGTGTTCCCGCAACAGTCTGTTTCTGTCTCAGTGAGCGATCTAGGGACTAAAGTCGGGGAAATGGAAGCAGTATTGACTGACCTCACGCTGTTAGAAAATCAAATACCCTTTTTCATTCTGGATAAGTTGTTTCAAATTCTTTTCCCCGGTAGCAATCTCAGCAGCAGTATAGAAATTATGGTTTTGCTCCTTTGGCAACAACAATTGCCCAAGCGAATTTACCCTGCTCATGTTGTTGAACTTGTTCATTCCACTTTTCTATGGATGCATGATATTCCAATCCGAGATGCTTCTTCTGTTGTTGTAGATGTTGATGATTATAGTGTTATTATCAAACAAGTAAAACTGAATCGCTGTGCTGCTAGGCTCATAGCTGCTGGTGTTACGATCAGACTTCACCCTGGTTCTGACAATTCAATAATGTTTAGAATTCATGATTTTAGTGTTCAATTCAGCTACAACAACGGGGTGCTGCTAATTCCGCACCTTCGTATCACTCAAACAACGGAACCAAAGTGGAGGAGTTTCATTGCGTGGGAGCATCATAGAAACAAGTCCAAAAATGAAGAGTTTGGAAACAGCACTGAACAGGATGGTATAGAGTATGCAAACGTGTTCACTTTTCTGGCCTTGCTCTTCAATGATTTGATATGTTGCGCCAGCGATGTTCAAATTCTTAAGAACAAGGGAATCATCAAAGATGAGTTGGGTATGAGTAATCACGAGGTGGTGGATTTCTTTGGTTCCGTCGCTAATGGAATTGACCGGGGCCACGTTGGTTCGGGTTACAGCAACATCATTGATGCCTTGAACACATTTTCGGCAACAAATTTTGTCACGAGGTTTCCCATAATTGCGTGTCATGATTTGAGCCGAATAACAGAATGGATTTACGGCCTTCAAAAGTTTTTGAGGCGCGGTTACAACTTCGCTGCAGCGTTGATAACTCTTCTCACTGTTGTTCAGACTTGTTATGCAGTCCTCGCTTATCATTATCCACACGAGGATGACAACAAAAACCTGTTTAACACCACCCAGATTCATGCTAAAATAAATTGA